The Montipora capricornis isolate CH-2021 chromosome 3, ASM3666992v2, whole genome shotgun sequence genome includes the window AATTCGGTGTACAGATCACCTTTTAGTATTTTGTTGTCACTCAATATTTCTCAAACAATAGAtaactttagccaatcaaatctcAGGATTCGTGATGGGATTCGCTCGTGGCTTACAGTAAAATAGGAAGCGTaattaagcacgcgacgtttctgagacgcggacggtaaccggaagtgaacttttcgcatgccaggacagtagtgtcttCCAGCTTTCTAAACTAATCGAAAAGATACTTGTAAATATAAATGTggctgtgtgaagacaagttaaaagggaaagcagctcacttccggtttccgtctgcgtctcaaaaacgtcgcgtgcttaagttTCCTATCATCATAAAATACGAGTTCCTTCGTTGTTAAATATCTCTTAGGTTTCCTACGTAGACCACAGGGGCCTGCCCAGGGCAAGGACACCGGCTGTTTTGAATATTTGACAAACTTTGCATTATTTCCGAGCAACCGTCGTTTGATTCAAGGCTTGCCCGTTAGATCAAAGTCCGGTGAATGCTCTCTCGGCTCTGTcataatatttgaaaaaaagcgcTTTTTTGTTCTGACAGCTTAATTCTATAGCGATATGTTAACGTTAGATTATTTATTTGACTACTGAATAAATGAAGTATTCCATACGCATCTATGTAAGCATCGACAAACTCGTCCAGCTTTTCGTACAACAAAATGCCATCATCTCTGTAAGGATAGTATGGAAGCTTATCTTTATCATCCACTCCACGTctctataaaaaaaaatagcttgTCTTAGCTTAAAGACAAAGACATCGTTATTGTATATCTTAGAAAGTTCGCGCGAGTGCTCTGCTGATGAAACAGTCGCCAGAATATATTTTGAATATCTTTTTAACCTCTTCTCCTAGGGCCAAACTATAATTTACGGCCTCTTGCTTAATTCTGTCCAATTTATGGGCTTCCCtgccctgcgagcagagcctctctaaaattCACCCGAGGGCGAGCAAGACAGGCTCTGCAGGctctcatcttctggagtgtggtttttgtgaaatataatctctGACCGCACTATTTAAGTGGATTAGGAAGAGAGAataattctgctctattttcatgaaagtaaaggaaaagaacttcaaaaacgtgcattcattttgaactaagGAGTCCGTAACGTAACAAAAACATCTTAAAAAACCAACCCCATTAAATGTACGCAACGCCGCTGACTAACACTAACCTTCCtagagttttcaaaactttcaaccactactcgattagcgaccttttcaagcctcccggtcctttctctttaacgtttcacgatgaattggaaataaatgtgccattctttagccgacctgggaatttttccccggcgtttttgttgcCATAAGATCTTAACTAATGATTGAAGTAATGcatgacatattacagtcgcgttacttgcgcagtaaaagttgcgcacaaacaattagctcGAACCTCCCCTCCTTAAGTCGCTGTAGCCTGATTCTGCAGCctaagtttctgggctagtcactccggtcaaaatggtttaggcagcgcgcgcatcatatttttgacaaggtgAAGGTCAAAATGGAGCCTTCAgcacgaaaatcaatatggcgtctaggagtgcgatcaagtcttggcctgggtttgaaactgtcccAAGCAACCGCTTGCGCAaactcaataaagacttaacaTGATTTCTGCAGATTCATTTCTTTCTggtcgagttaagaaaggctctgttGGCAGGGTGGGGCTTTCCACGCATAAAATGAACTGGAAAGGCGGGAAACGAACGGTACTGCTCTTAACCTCGGTTAGCAAAGACAGTCAAAGGTATATTCGGCCTctcttgaataaaaaaaattcaccaaatTGTAAAGTTGAATCACAGAATCGCCTTTTTTCATTCAGTCCAAGTCGCGGTTCCAATGCAGAGCAGTACACTGCGATCCAGACAGATCGCATGTACGTAAAACGGAGCCTTTTGGAATTTGAAACAAGGAATGTGATATATTGAAGTATAGAAATTGTACAGTGGATTGTTCATTTATTGCACTCAGCATCATCCGAAAGCTATTACCgggtgaaaaagaaaagagaactgTGAATAATGCGATTACCCTTTTCTTGGCTCTTTTACACCGCTAACTAACCTTCAAATCTGTCAGCAAATTCAAATCCTCAAATGACATTTTCTCATATTCTTTGTTTAACATTTCTAAGGCGCTCGAATAATCAATGCTAAGCACTTTATAGATAGGAGCACTTCGACCTgtaaaaaagagagaaaattagAACCTGCATTATTTAAATCTAAAGAAGCCAGTAAAAAATGTGATTGCAATAAAAGGCCCCCTTTTATCAAAATATACAGGCCCCTAATTAGATGTACGAAattttcaataagcgtcacaaaagTGTACCCATAATGCTGTTCCTCcggtaaggataaacagctacaTTAACCTcaagctaaaaataacactaacctttacccttGATAATTTTTGATCTCTAAGAGCCAAGACTAACGAATCAAGCTGCttaaaatattaaagaaatataaaagcTTGAGCGGGTTCCACTCACCAAAGAGTTTTATCTCAAATAACTTATTGGTTTCCAGAGAGGCACGGCAGTGTTGTCGAATGAGCTGGTAAATTGGGTGATATTCAGAAAAGTATTTTTCTACCAAAGTACATGGTGCATCTAGGTACAGATGTGCCTTGAGTCGCTTTTTAATCAGATGCAGGGAATTGAAATCAGCTCTTTGTACAAATGACTTGGCCAAGAACCAGTCTTTGCCGTCCAGTGGCGTGTGGACTTTGGAGTCTGGTGTTGAGTCCATTTGAATGGCCACAGGAACGAGTCGTTTGATTCCAGGATCACTTTCAATGACGACAAACAAAGCGATGGGCGAACTCATCTGTAACACAGTGTGATTAAACTTTGTGTCATGAAGAAGCGCTTTTGGCATTTTAACGCCGTCCAGTTCAGGGTAAATGTTGACGTAAACCTGGCCCTTGTCAATAGCCTACCGAAGAAAAGATTCAGGTGACATTCAATTCATTGACTTCATTAGGAGATTTCTGTGAAAACGCAGGGCAAAAGTGTGTACCAGAAGGCCACACCAAGCTCTTGTTAATGTGTTAAGGCTATAAGAGCAGGCTAAAACAATCAGATGGAGGATCATTTTTGACAAATTAATTGCGTTAATTCTTACTGATATCTAAATGTCTCAGAGCCACAAGAAAGGTTAAATTCATTGGATTCTCTCCTCCCTGGGCGAACCCGGAATTTGCGAGTGTATTTAATACCTGTTGAAGAGTGTCTTCATCCCCTTTTGAAAGAGCCGCCTTGAAGGTTTCCTCCCAGTcaaaacttttgtttaatttctcCTCCAAAAGTTCCTTCCATTTGATGCCATGGTCATCTTAGCAAAGAGAAAAGAGAGGAAAATGAgaacaaaataagaaatcaaCAAACAGTAAGGGTAAAGTAAGAACAGCTTTACCTAATATTTGACGGATGCGCTAGTGGCCAGTGGCCACTTGTAGATTTTTACTCTGTGTAgtgccagaagattttactcgtcaatgcgcccccccccccccccccacaaaatCGGGCCTTAATTAAAGGGTTAATCACCTTTAGAAGGAATATTAATAGACATTCGCTTCAGTTTTATATTTACTGGAAAGGGAatccttggttttcatccacgtgatgagacggccatgttggtgtgcaaaacaatagaaaatggttccacaagtttttgcataataataaagtcaaattccaaaaagacattttacagcattgttctgtacactaacatggccgccgtgacgtcatatgaaaacCCCCAATAAATCAGTGTAATATGCAATGTGTACAAAATGATGGGAAATATTGTTTTACATTTAGAAACTCGACTTTGTCTATGTAATGCAACGCTGACGGGAATGCAAACTTCTTAATCAACGAAAAAAATCGAATCCAACGAAGAGCACGGCTACCTTCACTGCAAAATCGAAGACTTCAAGATATCGCCATATTAATGTATGAAGTAAAGAATGGCCTTGCACTGAATATTATTAATGAACTATTTAAGCAGAAACACTCTAGATATTCACTTAAAGAAACAGTGACTTGGATATCCCTGCGTTAACACTTTTCTATTAAATACGGAAAGCATTCTTTAAGATACCAAGGGCCTTACATACAAACTAGGTAATAAGTTGAAGGACTCCCTGAACGTTGAgtcttttaaaaagaacattaggAAAATAGACCTAACGTCACTTTTCAACAACAACGATAATTGCTGTAACCTCTGCAATTCTTAGAGACTACtgatttattataatttatgtcTGTTGTCTTATTTTGCGCATTTTCATTTGATATATATATTTCACaattgtataataattattatgttaatctgtaataattatttatctgttgtgtccccaattagttgtAAAAACTAAATACATTGACACATTAATAAAGTACTTCATTATTTCAGTCGTGTAAATCAGGAAAATGTTGTATAAGATACACGACCATTAGTTACTGAATAAAATATTTCTGATGTTTTCCTTCTAGAAATAGTAATGACTTGAAAATGAGATCGTCTCCTAATACCCGTTAAACACTTACCTTCTTTATTGGTTACACGCCATATCTGAACTGGATTTGCGCCTGCAACTCGCTGATCTGCAAAACACCGGTCTTTGAAAAAGTTCTCCTCGATTGCTGGAACGAGCTTTAACTCACTCATAGCACTACCTTTCTGAAAAAAAAGTGCAAATGCAAGTAAGCCACAAGCGTTTTAAGTTTCAGTAATTTATGCTAAAAAATGCAACTAGATTGAATTGTACGTTATCGTATTGAACTACCAGTTTGTCTGTTTTATCGATCGGAATGAGCCAAGCGTCATAAAAAAGAATTGTCTACAAATGAGCCTCGGCAGCGTGCTCTCGAGGACACGATTTGGCGCCTACAAGTAATGGCTTGGGATTCTGTTCTTTCAAAGGTTTACAGAAACAAGGTAAGCGGATAACAGGGGAAACATAATAATTCTTTGTTGCACTAGGCTTGAAGTCAATGAAAAAGCCTTCCGAGATATCTCTGTCGACTGGTTCAAGAACTTACATCTACTGAAGATGTTGAATTCAAGTTTAAGGAATCATCTTTAAAAAGGTTGTCAGTTGTTTACGTTGTGACTATGTGAAAGATGTTGGGCGGAATTCGTGCACAGATTTGCGGATTTAAGTGTACTTTCCAGTTAATCATTTTTCTTACTAATGATTCAAACTTTTTTAATTCATTCTTTTACTTATGCAAAGGTACCTTTCATGAAATTAAGGAACgaatcatttaaaaaattaaaaattatcattTAAAAAAAGGGTAAATTGGGGCCATACCCTGTGATGTTTGTAGAACGTTTCATACACAACTGCAAAATCAATCAGCGTTGGAGTATCATGGAAACGAGAGTCTTTTAAAGTGAACCTTGACTCCAAATCTTTGTTGAGGTCAGCGTTATCCGTCATTTTCATGTACCACTCTATGGTGAAAGGATCGGTTGATGCACTTTGAACAAAACTTGCAGCTCCTTTTTTCGATAAGGTTGGTACCATAAGGTTTTCTGACCTGTAGTTAAACAAATGATACGAATAAAAGAACAGGTCTCAAAATACTTTTGTGCATTGACCAAATATGAGTAAGCGTCAAGTCATTTAAGGGGAGGGGAAGGCGGGGTACTTCCTATTAATGGGcatgtgccgctggatggggtcgcattttcacgactgaCTATAAgggggttgcattttcaacagagttcccgacggagttactagaatggggtcgcaaattgtcTGGAGTTTGGGGGTAAGAAGATTCTGGCTAGTGCGATTTAAAAAAGTAAAGATTCGCGGTTAAAAAAAGTTGCtacagaaagaactgtagcGCTGGCTTTACGTATGGTTTATGCATAAACGGAAATTGACTAAGTTGGGGTCTCTAAAATTACACTTACCCAAAAGTGACTGAAATGGTGTCTACAAttggattggttcagaaaaccaATAGACGCAAAGAACGATACAAACGAAACAATGAATCCTaactctaaaaacaatagagcttcGTCTTAAAGCGATCCAacgaaattagaggttgtaaagagctgcgtcctatctcCTATAGTTGGCCGTAAAATAGCCTATAATAGGGTAGGGGTTGTGAGAGaccagcggcacatacccagcgAAAATTGACCCAAGTACTGACTCTAGAGGAGGGAGCCGTAAAACCCGTTTGGGCAACTTACAGCTTCTTTGGGCTCTTTGTTTCTATTAAAAAGtgttatgttattttttccAAATGGAAACTCTATCTCCTTCCTGAAAAGATATGTCTGAATGCATTTTGTTTGCAATTTGGAGATGGGATAACGTTCTTGCTTTTCTTAGCCGTTTTCCAACAGCTCTTACTCCTGACGAAGCTTATCTCGAAAGCCATGATGTCAAGGGCCAATTGATATTTTTTCGTTCATTGTGTTTTTTCCCCGAGTAGTGCACCACTTGGGGTGTACTAGTAGTCTTTGAAACGTTAATAAacttatttcatttcatttcatcagATATGACTTACTTTGAGTATCGATTATCTTTTGCTGGAGATGTCAAACGTATCAGAGTTTTCTTGATTTGTCTACTCAGCTCTCTTTTCAAAAGACATTGAGGGGATGAGAAGCGTGGGAGGCTTATTCGACACTTGAGATCtgttgaaaaataattattttgtaagtAGTAGTATGAAATAGTGGTacgggacgttaaagaacccactcactattagATAAGAGTAGGGTACGTAGTCCCTGGTGTTGTTGTTTGACCTACcttggacgggggcatctttcactaaTTCCTAAAATAACTGTAAACtgcgtaataagcagtctggctaaagtcccccacaaaggaTTGtgaattagtcctgaaaagctccgaggggagagactaatataTTCATTTCACGTCACTTGGAATGCATGGGTCCACATCTCGTTTTTCCGTGGCATCGTCACGTTATGCTTAATCAGGAAATCAGCAAAATAGTCGTCgttgtgaaatgttttgtttgcatcTTGTAATAGGTTTGTTGCTTCGGAGACTTCACCTCAACCTACGACAATAGGTCATTAAGTTGTTGTCGCGAATTTCCTTTCTCGACTTACATGACAGGGGGCggtggaggggggagggggaagaaGACTGATTGGCATCGATGAGTGTGTAAGAAAGGAGAGCAAATCCCTTCACGGCTACCTAAGAGAGAGCACAGAGTGGATGCTTCAAGCTGCGTTGAAGGAGAAAGTGATTGTTGAAGAAGAGAGTCTGCAGGACTACGAGAGGACGAGGAAAGACGAGAAAGTTAACAACTGGAAGGAGAAAGCCCTACATGGTGCTATTGTCCAACAAATATCAGATGAAGCTGGAGAGGAGTCTTGGTGATGGCTTAGGAATGGATTCTTAAAAAAAGGAGACAGAAGGTTTGATTCTTGCTTCTCAGGAACAAGCTTTAAGAACAAACTTGATCAAGTACAGCATAGATAAGACCtcagtaataataacaataataataacgataatgttgtcgtaaatactctttttctttggccatctcagtttcAACAGaaataatacacaaacagcgcatcatttgaaatgatcttttacTTGACATTTCGTCTGCTTCTGCGTACATCTTCAGAaatgacggttaatacaaaattggagtttaaatatacactatcactaacttattaactattaactattagtatcacccaactagtagaCTAATGccaatcctgcattttgattggctacgctactagaggactattagtaatagtcctcgagtagcgaaaagcgtgacgctttctttcgttttattcccaaataaatatttcttcaacttgcatttgctaactttattattgccttttctgtccgactagttgggtgatactaaaacaattagacccttcgccctcaagggccaggggccaatagcccattcggcttcgcctcatgggctattgactagGGGCTACGggtttaattgttaattaagtaacaataaaggtaacaaaaaaaaactaatgaaGACACAGCTTTTGGCTACTGAAATATTAatttaaggtcggctttaaatctttgatcaacattgtctcctttattttacaatgagtGTCGGCTCGCTCTTTCGCTAAAATTTCACACTGAGCCCATTTTAAACTGTGAGCAGCTGATCCGCAAGAGCCGACGTCTGATAACCATTAACTAATGCCttaaaatgctcagtttttctgtcatgcgatcgtcttttagtttttccgatataaagATCATTGCAGTCCCAACAGGCAGCTCTATACACAATCTTAGCCATTCAGCCGTGGCTAAACTTGCAGATGATGCCGAGAAAATGCTATTGTTCCATCCACCACCTAATCTGTCAACCAGTATATCAAACAGTCAGGGAACTAAGTTGGTACCCTGGAGAATTTCACCCCTAGTATTTTGGCTCAAGTTAAGTTGGGCCAAAAAGAGATTAGAAAGACCATTGGTTACCTCCACATGTTATTCCCCCAAAGTCATCCGCGCAGTCACATCTGTAACCATCAATGAGATTGTAATCTCTGACACAGGTTCCTCCATTCCTACAAGGGTTGGGTTCGCATTTGTCGGCAATAACTTCAGATGAAGTTTTACTGCCACTACCAACCGCCTCGCCACTGCCGCTTCCATCATCTGTAAACAAAGCAAGGTTCAAGTACCAAAGTAAATTTTACAtaaactgcaaaattctcgcgcgctcataggctaatttttattgtcaataagcgaacagacgcataaattataaatttatgtgtttcgaagagtttaatttatgatgaaatgatatctGAAacggatcatatatgaactgcggatatgaaatcaagtgaagctatgatcctcgcagttatgaacgcaatttttgcaattgcgtaaaggagcctgaaaaattcaggacttccacgtggtttgaacccgtgacctcgcgataccggtgcgacgctctcaccaaccgagctatgaagccactgacgttgggagctggtcatttgtgggttctaatgtttccgtgaagaatgaatcaacgatgaaatgatacatgaaatggatcatagcttcacttgatttcatatccgcagttcatatatgatccatttcatatatcatttcatctttCATTCAATCCTCACGGGAACAatagaactcacaaatgaccagcttccaacgtcagtggcttcatagctcagttggtgatagcgtcgcaccggtatctcgaggtcacgggttcaaaccccgttgaagtcttgaatttttcgggcttctttacgcaattgcaaaaaattgcgctcataactgcgaagatcatagcttgacttgatttcaTGTATGATCCATTCTCAAGTGTATTTAGACTTGACcaatctaattattatgcatatttttatttgaagggaagcATTTTTCCAATATCCATGAAACTTAGcagaaagattttttttatcgGTGTTATTATATTTGTATcgcattttggtcacgtgaccctaaaACAACTTATAACTATATCTGTGCCTACCG containing:
- the LOC138041065 gene encoding allene oxide synthase-lipoxygenase protein-like, which translates into the protein MKIPAVLVAAFILCQRSEADDGSGSGEAVGSGSKTSSEVIADKCEPNPCRNGGTCVRDYNLIDGYRCDCADDFGGITCGDLKCRISLPRFSSPQCLLKRELSRQIKKTLIRLTSPAKDNRYSKSENLMVPTLSKKGAASFVQSASTDPFTIEWYMKMTDNADLNKDLESRFTLKDSRFHDTPTLIDFAVVYETFYKHHRKGSAMSELKLVPAIEENFFKDRCFADQRVAGANPVQIWRVTNKEDDHGIKWKELLEEKLNKSFDWEETFKAALSKGDEDTLQQAIDKGQVYVNIYPELDGVKMPKALLHDTKFNHTVLQMSSPIALFVVIESDPGIKRLVPVAIQMDSTPDSKVHTPLDGKDWFLAKSFVQRADFNSLHLIKKRLKAHLYLDAPCTLVEKYFSEYHPIYQLIRQHCRASLETNKLFEIKLFGRSAPIYKVLSIDYSSALEMLNKEYEKMSFEDLNLLTDLKRRGVDDKDKLPYYPYRDDGILLYEKLDEFVDAYIDAYYDNDEEVVSDVELQELVNELSADGKKGAFGGKGMVKELPAKIESKATLRKVLATLLWAFTGQHTATTYPILEYGGFVPNAPHRLFADSDGTYSFSNNMFGNKAVALEIAELSSNIAGIHLDHLLDYSEKIEGNKGKLVVEKIFKELKTLHDEILKANDKRVHEGFLPYPYFLPEFVTNSAST